In Amycolatopsis endophytica, the following are encoded in one genomic region:
- a CDS encoding FABP family protein, giving the protein MSSGDDAVAAAAERAESTRGRNLPQFDDLPIPVDTANLRDGADLNDACLALLPLVGVWRGEGEVNYPTIEGPRRIAQQLTIAHDGRPFLYHEARSWLLDDEGNVIRPAAREVGWWRPQADDTIELLLTHSSGIVEIFYGKPRTQTSWELATDAVVRTATAKEVTGAQRLYGLVNNGDLGYVEERAMVGEPMQPHVSLYLKRVVG; this is encoded by the coding sequence ATGAGTTCAGGCGACGACGCCGTCGCAGCCGCCGCGGAACGGGCCGAGTCGACGCGCGGGCGCAACCTGCCGCAGTTCGACGACCTGCCCATTCCGGTGGACACCGCGAACCTGCGTGACGGCGCGGACCTCAACGACGCCTGCCTCGCGCTGCTGCCGCTGGTCGGCGTGTGGCGCGGTGAGGGCGAGGTCAACTACCCGACCATCGAGGGCCCCCGCCGGATCGCGCAGCAGCTCACCATCGCTCACGACGGCAGGCCGTTCCTCTACCACGAGGCCCGCTCCTGGCTGCTCGACGACGAAGGAAACGTGATCCGTCCGGCCGCCCGCGAGGTCGGCTGGTGGCGCCCGCAGGCCGACGACACGATCGAACTGCTGCTCACGCACAGCTCGGGGATCGTCGAGATCTTCTACGGCAAGCCGCGCACCCAGACGTCGTGGGAGCTGGCCACCGACGCGGTCGTGCGCACCGCCACGGCCAAGGAGGTCACCGGCGCGCAGCGGCTCTACGGCCTGGTCAACAACGGCGACCTCGGCTACGTCGAGGAACGCGCCATGGTCGGTGAACCCATGCAGCCCCACGTCTCCCTCTACTTGAAGCGCGTAGTGGGCTGA
- a CDS encoding 5-oxoprolinase subunit B family protein — translation MRWLRYGTDAVLVECASLAEMSAVRAAVVAAGLPDLAEVVPGARTVLIAARPGTKALEQARELVDEADLATVHDGEPREITLDVRYDGEDIDLVAETAGISADDVVALHTGATYTVAFTGFAPGFGYLTGLPEPLRQSRLDTPRTRVPAGAVAIAGEFTGVYPRSSPGGWRLLGHTEAVLFDSHADRPALLAPGDRVRFRSRS, via the coding sequence GTGCGCTGGTTGCGCTACGGCACGGACGCCGTACTCGTCGAGTGCGCGTCGCTGGCCGAGATGAGCGCGGTCCGTGCCGCGGTGGTCGCCGCGGGCCTGCCCGATCTGGCCGAGGTCGTGCCCGGGGCGCGCACGGTGTTGATCGCCGCGCGGCCGGGCACGAAAGCGCTGGAGCAGGCGCGCGAGCTGGTCGACGAAGCCGATCTGGCGACCGTGCACGACGGGGAGCCGCGGGAGATCACCCTCGACGTCCGCTACGACGGCGAGGACATCGACCTCGTCGCCGAAACCGCCGGGATCAGCGCGGACGACGTGGTCGCACTGCACACCGGGGCCACCTACACCGTCGCGTTCACCGGGTTCGCGCCCGGCTTCGGCTACCTCACCGGCCTGCCCGAACCCCTCCGCCAGTCGCGTTTGGACACTCCGCGCACCCGCGTCCCGGCCGGTGCCGTGGCGATCGCGGGCGAGTTCACCGGCGTCTACCCGCGCTCGTCGCCCGGCGGGTGGCGGCTGCTCGGGCACACCGAGGCCGTCCTGTTCGACAGTCACGCCGACCGGCCCGCCCTGCTCGCGCCGGGTGACCGTGTCCGCTTCCGGAGCCGGTCGTGA
- a CDS encoding 5-oxoprolinase subunit C family protein encodes MSRALEIVTAGPLALVQDLGRPGHAHLGVPPSGALDVPAFRLANRLVGNPETAAGIETLLGGLTVNARASCTVAVTGPPVAVTVDGRPVGSHVPVHLTAGQTLAIGRPDAGLRCYLAVSGGLDIEPELGSRSRDVLSEIGPPPLEPGTVLPLGKPDGIPVGADTVTAPPAPRDLVVPVVLGPRDDWFGDAARQLTSPWTVTSESNRVGLRLDGSALERTSERDGAELPSEGVITGAIQVPPNGLPVVFLADHPTTGGYPVIAVVVPRALPALAQARPGTTIRFRPYA; translated from the coding sequence GTGAGCCGCGCGCTGGAGATCGTGACCGCCGGACCGCTCGCACTCGTCCAGGACCTCGGCCGTCCCGGGCACGCGCACCTGGGCGTGCCGCCCTCCGGCGCGCTCGACGTGCCGGCGTTCCGGCTGGCCAACCGGCTCGTCGGCAACCCGGAGACCGCCGCCGGGATCGAGACCCTGCTGGGCGGGCTGACCGTGAACGCCCGCGCGTCCTGCACGGTCGCGGTCACCGGGCCGCCGGTCGCGGTGACCGTCGACGGCCGTCCCGTGGGTTCGCACGTACCGGTGCACCTCACCGCCGGGCAGACCCTGGCCATCGGCCGCCCCGACGCCGGTCTGCGCTGCTACCTCGCGGTGTCCGGTGGCCTCGACATCGAGCCCGAGCTGGGCAGCCGGTCACGTGACGTGCTGTCCGAGATCGGCCCGCCACCGCTGGAACCCGGCACCGTGCTGCCGCTCGGGAAGCCGGACGGCATCCCGGTCGGCGCGGACACCGTCACCGCGCCGCCCGCACCGCGCGACCTGGTCGTGCCCGTCGTCCTCGGCCCGCGCGACGACTGGTTCGGCGACGCGGCCCGCCAGCTGACCTCGCCGTGGACGGTCACCAGCGAGTCGAACCGCGTCGGCCTGCGCCTGGACGGGTCCGCGCTGGAGCGGACGAGCGAACGGGACGGCGCCGAGCTGCCCAGTGAAGGCGTCATCACCGGCGCGATCCAGGTGCCGCCCAACGGCCTGCCGGTCGTGTTCCTCGCCGATCACCCGACCACCGGCGGCTACCCGGTGATCGCCGTCGTCGTGCCACGGGCGCTCCCCGCGCTGGCGCAGGCGCGCCCCGGCACCACGATCCGCTTCCGCCCCTACGCGTAG
- a CDS encoding aminodeoxychorismate lyase, with amino-acid sequence MRVLAFLDDTAGTLRDPDEPHIRVEDLGLMRGDGIFETVLVADGEARELRPHLDRLARSASMLELPEPDDEAWQRVTRTVIDNWTGGEFALKLVHTRGTDPDGEPTAFALGIEIDPKVFAARRDGVAVVTLDRGIDPGLAERAPWLLLGAKSLSYAVNMAAGREAARRGAADVIFTATDGSVLEGPTSNVIIARDRTLYTPPPAIGILPGTTQAAVFRGAERAGWSTKIEPVRAADLASADGVFLSSSVRKLTRVHTLDGETLPDSSAIHAELAAAYESVYA; translated from the coding sequence ATGCGCGTACTCGCTTTCTTGGACGACACCGCCGGGACGCTCCGGGATCCCGACGAGCCGCACATCCGCGTCGAGGACCTCGGCCTGATGCGTGGGGACGGGATCTTCGAAACGGTCCTGGTCGCCGACGGCGAGGCGCGTGAGCTGCGCCCGCACCTGGACCGGCTGGCGCGCTCGGCTTCCATGCTGGAGCTGCCGGAGCCGGACGACGAAGCCTGGCAGCGGGTCACGCGGACCGTGATCGACAACTGGACGGGCGGGGAGTTCGCGCTCAAGCTCGTCCACACGCGCGGGACCGATCCGGACGGCGAGCCGACGGCCTTCGCGCTCGGCATCGAAATCGACCCGAAGGTGTTCGCGGCGCGCCGGGACGGTGTCGCCGTGGTGACGCTGGACCGCGGCATCGACCCCGGCCTCGCGGAGCGCGCGCCGTGGCTGCTGCTGGGTGCGAAGTCGCTGTCGTACGCGGTGAACATGGCCGCGGGCCGGGAGGCGGCCCGCCGCGGCGCGGCCGACGTGATCTTCACGGCCACCGACGGTTCGGTGCTGGAGGGACCGACGTCGAACGTGATCATCGCCCGCGACCGCACGCTCTACACCCCGCCACCCGCCATCGGCATCCTGCCGGGCACCACCCAGGCCGCGGTGTTCCGCGGCGCCGAGCGGGCGGGCTGGTCGACCAAGATCGAACCGGTCCGGGCTGCCGACCTGGCGTCCGCGGACGGTGTCTTCCTGTCGTCCTCGGTGCGCAAGCTGACCCGCGTGCACACGCTGGACGGCGAGACGCTGCCCGACTCCTCCGCGATCCACGCCGAGCTGGCCGCCGCGTACGAGAGCGTCTACGCGTAG